In the Taeniopygia guttata chromosome 12, bTaeGut7.mat, whole genome shotgun sequence genome, one interval contains:
- the CPNE9 gene encoding copine-9 isoform X3 — protein MFNHHQRWRRCSPLALLPHRTLQREPACLLGNLLDMDTFSKSDPVVVLFVQVSGSSEWKEFGRTEVIDNTLNPDFVRKFVLDYYFEEKQNLRFDVYNVDSKSCSALKQDFLGQAFVALGEVIGSQRGRLERPLTGVPGKRCGTILLLAEELSNCRDIVTMQLCANKLDKKDFFGKSDPFLVFYRSNEDGTFTICHKTEVVKNTLNPVWQPFTIPVRALCNGDYDRTVKIDVYDWDRDGSHDFIGEFATSYRELSRAQSQFTVYEVLNPRKKCKKKKYVNSGTVTLLSFSVESEFTFVDYIRGGTQLNFTVAIDFTASNGLPSQPTSLHYASPYQLSAYALALKAVGEIIQDYDSDKLFPAYGFGAKVPPDGKISHQFPLNNNVENPSCAGIEGVLESYLQSLRTVQLYGPTNFAPVINQVAGIAAQVTDGSQYHVLLIITDGVISDMLQTKEAIVTASSLPMSIIIVGVGPAEFEGLVFLSPVFIPPRLGDTSCHPQPWRSWMVMRYGCLPGDGMLRGTLYSLCHFGTMWMTPATRC, from the exons ATGTTCAATCATCATCAGCGCTGGAGACGCTGCTCGCCGCTTGCTCTGCTGCCCCACCGAACCTTGCAGAGGGAGCCAGCATGTCTCCTTGG GAACCTGCTGGACATGGACACCTTCTCCAAGTCCGACCCAG TGGTGGTCCTCTTTGTTCAGGTCTCGGGGAGCAGCGAGTGGAAGGAG TTCGGACGCACCGAGGTGATCGACAACACCCTGAACCCCGACTTTGTCCGCAAGTTCGTCCTCGACTACTACTTCGAGGAGAAGCAAAACCTCCGCTTCGATGT ATACAACGTGGACTCCAAGAGCTGCTCCGCTTTAAAACAG GACTTCCTGGGGCAGGCATTTGTGGCACTGGGAGAGGTGATTGGGTCCCAGCGGGGACGCCTGGAGAGACCCCTAAC gggtgtcccagggaAGCGGTGTGGAACtatcctgctgctggctgaggagCTGAGCAACTGCCGG gacaTTGTCACAATGCAGCTGTGTGCCAACAAGCTGGATAAGAAGGACTTCTTTGGAAAATCCGATCCTTTCCTCGTCTTCTATCGTAGCAATGAGGATGGCAC CTTTACAATTTGCCATAAGACAGAGGTGGTGAAGAACACACTCAACCCGGTGTGGCAGCCCTTCACCATCCCCGTGCGCGCCCTCTGCAATGGCGACTATGACCG GACGGTGAAGATAGATGTGTACGACTGGGACCGGGATGGGAG CCACGACTTCATTGGGGAATTTGCCACCAGCTACCGGGAGCTCTCTCGAGCACAGAGTCAGTTCACAGTGTATGAG GTGCTGAATCCCAGGAAGAAATgcaagaagaagaaatatgtGAATTCTGGCACT GTGACACTGCTCTCCTTCTCCGTTGAGTCTGAGTTCACCTTCGTTGACTACATACGGGGCGG GACGCAGCTGAATTTCACTGTTGCCATTGACTTCACGGCCTCCAATG GGTTGCCATCACAGCCCACCTCGCTGCACTACGCGAGCCCGTACCAGCTGAGCGCCTATGCCCTGGCACTGAAGGCAGTGGGGGAAATCATCCAGGACTACGACAGCGACAAGCTCTTCCCTGCCTACGGCTTTGGTGCCAAAGTCCCACCTGACGGCAAGATCTCCCACCAGTTTCCTCTG AACAACAATGTGGAGAACCCCAGCTGTGCCGGCATTGAAGGCGTACTGGAGTCCTACCTCCAAAGCCTACGCACTGTCCAGCTCTATGGTCCTACCAACTTTGCTCCTGTCATCAACCAGGTGGCTGG GATAGCTGCCCAGGTGACCGATGGTTCACAATACCATGTCCTCCTCATCATCACTGATGGTGTCATCTCTGACATGCTGCAGACCAAGGAAGCCATTGTCACC GCTTCCTCCCTGCCCATGTCCATCATCATTGTGGGAGTAGGTCCAGCTGAGTTTGAGG GGCTGGTGTTTCTATCCCCGGTGTTCATCCCACCGAGGCTTGGTGACACCAGCTGTCACCCCCAGCcatggaggagctggatggTGATGAGGTACGGTTGTCTTCCCGGGGACGGTATGCTGAGAGGGACATTGTACAG TTTGTGCCATTTCGGGACTATGTGGATGACTCCGGCAACCAGGTGCTGA
- the CPNE9 gene encoding copine-9 isoform X2, with protein sequence MAAPGALEPAAGSVPGTKVELTVSCRNLLDMDTFSKSDPVVVLFVQVSGSSEWKEFGRTEVIDNTLNPDFVRKFVLDYYFEEKQNLRFDVYNVDSKSCSALKQDFLGQAFVALGEVIGSQRGRLERPLTGVPGKRCGTILLLAEELSNCRDIVTMQLCANKLDKKDFFGKSDPFLVFYRSNEDGTFTICHKTEVVKNTLNPVWQPFTIPVRALCNGDYDRTVKIDVYDWDRDGSHDFIGEFATSYRELSRAQSQFTVYEVLNPRKKCKKKKYVNSGTVTLLSFSVESEFTFVDYIRGGTQLNFTVAIDFTASNGLPSQPTSLHYASPYQLSAYALALKAVGEIIQDYDSDKLFPAYGFGAKVPPDGKISHQFPLNNNVENPSCAGIEGVLESYLQSLRTVQLYGPTNFAPVINQVAGIAAQVTDGSQYHVLLIITDGVISDMLQTKEAIVTASSLPMSIIIVGVGPAEFEAMEELDGDEVRLSSRGRYAERDIVQFVPFRDYVDDSGNQVLSMARLAKDVLAEIPEQLLSYMKTRDIKPRRADPE encoded by the exons ATGGCGGCTCCGGGAGCGCTGGAGCCGGCGGCCGGCAGCGTGCCGGGCACCAAGGTGGAGCTCACCGTGTCCTGCCG GAACCTGCTGGACATGGACACCTTCTCCAAGTCCGACCCAG TGGTGGTCCTCTTTGTTCAGGTCTCGGGGAGCAGCGAGTGGAAGGAG TTCGGACGCACCGAGGTGATCGACAACACCCTGAACCCCGACTTTGTCCGCAAGTTCGTCCTCGACTACTACTTCGAGGAGAAGCAAAACCTCCGCTTCGATGT ATACAACGTGGACTCCAAGAGCTGCTCCGCTTTAAAACAG GACTTCCTGGGGCAGGCATTTGTGGCACTGGGAGAGGTGATTGGGTCCCAGCGGGGACGCCTGGAGAGACCCCTAAC gggtgtcccagggaAGCGGTGTGGAACtatcctgctgctggctgaggagCTGAGCAACTGCCGG gacaTTGTCACAATGCAGCTGTGTGCCAACAAGCTGGATAAGAAGGACTTCTTTGGAAAATCCGATCCTTTCCTCGTCTTCTATCGTAGCAATGAGGATGGCAC CTTTACAATTTGCCATAAGACAGAGGTGGTGAAGAACACACTCAACCCGGTGTGGCAGCCCTTCACCATCCCCGTGCGCGCCCTCTGCAATGGCGACTATGACCG GACGGTGAAGATAGATGTGTACGACTGGGACCGGGATGGGAG CCACGACTTCATTGGGGAATTTGCCACCAGCTACCGGGAGCTCTCTCGAGCACAGAGTCAGTTCACAGTGTATGAG GTGCTGAATCCCAGGAAGAAATgcaagaagaagaaatatgtGAATTCTGGCACT GTGACACTGCTCTCCTTCTCCGTTGAGTCTGAGTTCACCTTCGTTGACTACATACGGGGCGG GACGCAGCTGAATTTCACTGTTGCCATTGACTTCACGGCCTCCAATG GGTTGCCATCACAGCCCACCTCGCTGCACTACGCGAGCCCGTACCAGCTGAGCGCCTATGCCCTGGCACTGAAGGCAGTGGGGGAAATCATCCAGGACTACGACAGCGACAAGCTCTTCCCTGCCTACGGCTTTGGTGCCAAAGTCCCACCTGACGGCAAGATCTCCCACCAGTTTCCTCTG AACAACAATGTGGAGAACCCCAGCTGTGCCGGCATTGAAGGCGTACTGGAGTCCTACCTCCAAAGCCTACGCACTGTCCAGCTCTATGGTCCTACCAACTTTGCTCCTGTCATCAACCAGGTGGCTGG GATAGCTGCCCAGGTGACCGATGGTTCACAATACCATGTCCTCCTCATCATCACTGATGGTGTCATCTCTGACATGCTGCAGACCAAGGAAGCCATTGTCACC GCTTCCTCCCTGCCCATGTCCATCATCATTGTGGGAGTAGGTCCAGCTGAGTTTGAGG CcatggaggagctggatggTGATGAGGTACGGTTGTCTTCCCGGGGACGGTATGCTGAGAGGGACATTGTACAG TTTGTGCCATTTCGGGACTATGTGGATGACTCCGGCAACCAGGTGCTGAGCATGGCCCGCCTGGCCAAGGACGTGCTGGCTGAGatccctgagcagctgctctctTATATGAAGACCCGTGACATCAAGCCACGCCGGGCAGATCCCGAGTAG
- the CPNE9 gene encoding copine-9 isoform X1 codes for MFNHHQRWRRCSPLALLPHRTLQREPACLLGNLLDMDTFSKSDPVVVLFVQVSGSSEWKEFGRTEVIDNTLNPDFVRKFVLDYYFEEKQNLRFDVYNVDSKSCSALKQDFLGQAFVALGEVIGSQRGRLERPLTGVPGKRCGTILLLAEELSNCRDIVTMQLCANKLDKKDFFGKSDPFLVFYRSNEDGTFTICHKTEVVKNTLNPVWQPFTIPVRALCNGDYDRTVKIDVYDWDRDGSHDFIGEFATSYRELSRAQSQFTVYEVLNPRKKCKKKKYVNSGTVTLLSFSVESEFTFVDYIRGGTQLNFTVAIDFTASNGLPSQPTSLHYASPYQLSAYALALKAVGEIIQDYDSDKLFPAYGFGAKVPPDGKISHQFPLNNNVENPSCAGIEGVLESYLQSLRTVQLYGPTNFAPVINQVAGIAAQVTDGSQYHVLLIITDGVISDMLQTKEAIVTASSLPMSIIIVGVGPAEFEAMEELDGDEVRLSSRGRYAERDIVQFVPFRDYVDDSGNQVLSMARLAKDVLAEIPEQLLSYMKTRDIKPRRADPE; via the exons ATGTTCAATCATCATCAGCGCTGGAGACGCTGCTCGCCGCTTGCTCTGCTGCCCCACCGAACCTTGCAGAGGGAGCCAGCATGTCTCCTTGG GAACCTGCTGGACATGGACACCTTCTCCAAGTCCGACCCAG TGGTGGTCCTCTTTGTTCAGGTCTCGGGGAGCAGCGAGTGGAAGGAG TTCGGACGCACCGAGGTGATCGACAACACCCTGAACCCCGACTTTGTCCGCAAGTTCGTCCTCGACTACTACTTCGAGGAGAAGCAAAACCTCCGCTTCGATGT ATACAACGTGGACTCCAAGAGCTGCTCCGCTTTAAAACAG GACTTCCTGGGGCAGGCATTTGTGGCACTGGGAGAGGTGATTGGGTCCCAGCGGGGACGCCTGGAGAGACCCCTAAC gggtgtcccagggaAGCGGTGTGGAACtatcctgctgctggctgaggagCTGAGCAACTGCCGG gacaTTGTCACAATGCAGCTGTGTGCCAACAAGCTGGATAAGAAGGACTTCTTTGGAAAATCCGATCCTTTCCTCGTCTTCTATCGTAGCAATGAGGATGGCAC CTTTACAATTTGCCATAAGACAGAGGTGGTGAAGAACACACTCAACCCGGTGTGGCAGCCCTTCACCATCCCCGTGCGCGCCCTCTGCAATGGCGACTATGACCG GACGGTGAAGATAGATGTGTACGACTGGGACCGGGATGGGAG CCACGACTTCATTGGGGAATTTGCCACCAGCTACCGGGAGCTCTCTCGAGCACAGAGTCAGTTCACAGTGTATGAG GTGCTGAATCCCAGGAAGAAATgcaagaagaagaaatatgtGAATTCTGGCACT GTGACACTGCTCTCCTTCTCCGTTGAGTCTGAGTTCACCTTCGTTGACTACATACGGGGCGG GACGCAGCTGAATTTCACTGTTGCCATTGACTTCACGGCCTCCAATG GGTTGCCATCACAGCCCACCTCGCTGCACTACGCGAGCCCGTACCAGCTGAGCGCCTATGCCCTGGCACTGAAGGCAGTGGGGGAAATCATCCAGGACTACGACAGCGACAAGCTCTTCCCTGCCTACGGCTTTGGTGCCAAAGTCCCACCTGACGGCAAGATCTCCCACCAGTTTCCTCTG AACAACAATGTGGAGAACCCCAGCTGTGCCGGCATTGAAGGCGTACTGGAGTCCTACCTCCAAAGCCTACGCACTGTCCAGCTCTATGGTCCTACCAACTTTGCTCCTGTCATCAACCAGGTGGCTGG GATAGCTGCCCAGGTGACCGATGGTTCACAATACCATGTCCTCCTCATCATCACTGATGGTGTCATCTCTGACATGCTGCAGACCAAGGAAGCCATTGTCACC GCTTCCTCCCTGCCCATGTCCATCATCATTGTGGGAGTAGGTCCAGCTGAGTTTGAGG CcatggaggagctggatggTGATGAGGTACGGTTGTCTTCCCGGGGACGGTATGCTGAGAGGGACATTGTACAG TTTGTGCCATTTCGGGACTATGTGGATGACTCCGGCAACCAGGTGCTGAGCATGGCCCGCCTGGCCAAGGACGTGCTGGCTGAGatccctgagcagctgctctctTATATGAAGACCCGTGACATCAAGCCACGCCGGGCAGATCCCGAGTAG
- the CPNE9 gene encoding copine-9 isoform X4, protein MDTFSKSDPVVVLFVQVSGSSEWKEFGRTEVIDNTLNPDFVRKFVLDYYFEEKQNLRFDVYNVDSKSCSALKQDFLGQAFVALGEVIGSQRGRLERPLTGVPGKRCGTILLLAEELSNCRDIVTMQLCANKLDKKDFFGKSDPFLVFYRSNEDGTFTICHKTEVVKNTLNPVWQPFTIPVRALCNGDYDRTVKIDVYDWDRDGSHDFIGEFATSYRELSRAQSQFTVYEVLNPRKKCKKKKYVNSGTVTLLSFSVESEFTFVDYIRGGTQLNFTVAIDFTASNGLPSQPTSLHYASPYQLSAYALALKAVGEIIQDYDSDKLFPAYGFGAKVPPDGKISHQFPLNNNVENPSCAGIEGVLESYLQSLRTVQLYGPTNFAPVINQVAGIAAQVTDGSQYHVLLIITDGVISDMLQTKEAIVTASSLPMSIIIVGVGPAEFEAMEELDGDEVRLSSRGRYAERDIVQFVPFRDYVDDSGNQVLSMARLAKDVLAEIPEQLLSYMKTRDIKPRRADPE, encoded by the exons ATGGACACCTTCTCCAAGTCCGACCCAG TGGTGGTCCTCTTTGTTCAGGTCTCGGGGAGCAGCGAGTGGAAGGAG TTCGGACGCACCGAGGTGATCGACAACACCCTGAACCCCGACTTTGTCCGCAAGTTCGTCCTCGACTACTACTTCGAGGAGAAGCAAAACCTCCGCTTCGATGT ATACAACGTGGACTCCAAGAGCTGCTCCGCTTTAAAACAG GACTTCCTGGGGCAGGCATTTGTGGCACTGGGAGAGGTGATTGGGTCCCAGCGGGGACGCCTGGAGAGACCCCTAAC gggtgtcccagggaAGCGGTGTGGAACtatcctgctgctggctgaggagCTGAGCAACTGCCGG gacaTTGTCACAATGCAGCTGTGTGCCAACAAGCTGGATAAGAAGGACTTCTTTGGAAAATCCGATCCTTTCCTCGTCTTCTATCGTAGCAATGAGGATGGCAC CTTTACAATTTGCCATAAGACAGAGGTGGTGAAGAACACACTCAACCCGGTGTGGCAGCCCTTCACCATCCCCGTGCGCGCCCTCTGCAATGGCGACTATGACCG GACGGTGAAGATAGATGTGTACGACTGGGACCGGGATGGGAG CCACGACTTCATTGGGGAATTTGCCACCAGCTACCGGGAGCTCTCTCGAGCACAGAGTCAGTTCACAGTGTATGAG GTGCTGAATCCCAGGAAGAAATgcaagaagaagaaatatgtGAATTCTGGCACT GTGACACTGCTCTCCTTCTCCGTTGAGTCTGAGTTCACCTTCGTTGACTACATACGGGGCGG GACGCAGCTGAATTTCACTGTTGCCATTGACTTCACGGCCTCCAATG GGTTGCCATCACAGCCCACCTCGCTGCACTACGCGAGCCCGTACCAGCTGAGCGCCTATGCCCTGGCACTGAAGGCAGTGGGGGAAATCATCCAGGACTACGACAGCGACAAGCTCTTCCCTGCCTACGGCTTTGGTGCCAAAGTCCCACCTGACGGCAAGATCTCCCACCAGTTTCCTCTG AACAACAATGTGGAGAACCCCAGCTGTGCCGGCATTGAAGGCGTACTGGAGTCCTACCTCCAAAGCCTACGCACTGTCCAGCTCTATGGTCCTACCAACTTTGCTCCTGTCATCAACCAGGTGGCTGG GATAGCTGCCCAGGTGACCGATGGTTCACAATACCATGTCCTCCTCATCATCACTGATGGTGTCATCTCTGACATGCTGCAGACCAAGGAAGCCATTGTCACC GCTTCCTCCCTGCCCATGTCCATCATCATTGTGGGAGTAGGTCCAGCTGAGTTTGAGG CcatggaggagctggatggTGATGAGGTACGGTTGTCTTCCCGGGGACGGTATGCTGAGAGGGACATTGTACAG TTTGTGCCATTTCGGGACTATGTGGATGACTCCGGCAACCAGGTGCTGAGCATGGCCCGCCTGGCCAAGGACGTGCTGGCTGAGatccctgagcagctgctctctTATATGAAGACCCGTGACATCAAGCCACGCCGGGCAGATCCCGAGTAG